One genomic segment of Desulforamulus reducens MI-1 includes these proteins:
- a CDS encoding precorrin-2 dehydrogenase/sirohydrochlorin ferrochelatase family protein, which yields MTNLYPVFLNLENCLCLVVGGGQVAERKIHALLECGASVRVVSPKVTPLIKEWSDEGRLELRQRHYQTFDLEGSFLVFAATNSSRVNHRVTEDCRKGHLAVNIADDPSNSNFFVPSVIRRGKLSIAVSTSGASPLLAAKIRRQLEKQFGTEYEEFADVLTEVRNQVLNDIEDIHARRTIFKKLVESDILELLREKKYDQVKERIKNAYCGYRS from the coding sequence ATGACTAATTTATATCCTGTTTTTCTGAATTTAGAAAACTGCCTCTGCCTAGTTGTGGGTGGTGGACAAGTGGCAGAACGAAAAATTCATGCACTGCTGGAGTGTGGTGCCTCAGTCAGAGTGGTAAGCCCAAAAGTTACTCCCCTTATAAAAGAGTGGTCCGATGAAGGCCGATTGGAACTCCGACAAAGGCACTACCAAACCTTTGATCTGGAAGGATCATTTTTGGTCTTTGCTGCCACAAACAGTTCCCGGGTCAATCATCGTGTGACCGAGGACTGCAGGAAGGGGCATCTGGCAGTGAATATTGCAGACGACCCATCCAATAGTAACTTTTTTGTGCCTTCTGTGATTAGAAGGGGCAAACTTTCCATTGCTGTATCAACCAGTGGGGCCAGTCCCCTGCTGGCTGCCAAGATAAGGCGGCAATTGGAAAAGCAATTTGGCACGGAGTATGAAGAGTTTGCAGATGTCCTTACGGAAGTACGAAATCAGGTACTTAATGACATTGAAGATATTCATGCAAGAAGGACTATATTTAAGAAATTAGTGGAATCTGACATTTTAGAATTACTGAGAGAGAAAAAGTACGACCAGGTAAAGGAGCGCATTAAAAATGCTTATTGCGGTTATCGGAGTTAA
- a CDS encoding polyprenyl synthetase family protein produces the protein MLDFFSQVRKDLQVVEHEIKTIVQSRDPLLTQTSIHLLNAGGKRLRPAFALLAGKFYHYSLEKLLPLAVALELIHMATLVHDDVVDDSLTRRGTPTVKANWGNRISMHTGDYLFAKSLVLISQYENPLIAQVLADTSVMMCEGEMHQISTAYSAEQSWRDYFYRIKRKTALLIAASCQLGAVAVGAPEEEYKNLRRYGHHLGMAFQITDDILDMVADQSLLGKPIGGDLRQGILTMPVIYSLERSPQRTRLRQLVEIEEKTDEQVKEAIEIIKEAGGIEYAFNATKQYIEKAKKNLTHLPNKPVKETFYQIADFIGIRRF, from the coding sequence ATGCTCGATTTTTTTAGCCAGGTTAGGAAAGATCTTCAGGTTGTTGAGCATGAAATAAAAACCATCGTTCAGTCCCGAGATCCGCTTTTAACCCAAACCTCAATTCATTTATTAAATGCCGGCGGAAAACGTTTACGTCCGGCTTTTGCGCTTTTGGCAGGTAAGTTCTATCATTATAGCTTAGAAAAGCTTTTACCTTTGGCAGTTGCATTGGAACTTATTCACATGGCCACTCTGGTACATGATGATGTGGTGGATGACTCCCTAACCAGAAGGGGTACCCCCACCGTTAAAGCCAATTGGGGCAATCGAATCTCCATGCATACAGGAGATTACCTGTTTGCCAAATCACTGGTACTGATTTCTCAATATGAGAACCCATTAATTGCTCAGGTACTGGCTGATACCAGTGTCATGATGTGCGAAGGTGAAATGCACCAAATTTCAACAGCCTATAGTGCGGAACAAAGTTGGAGGGACTATTTCTATCGGATCAAACGAAAGACAGCTTTATTAATTGCGGCCAGTTGCCAATTAGGCGCGGTGGCGGTGGGAGCACCAGAGGAAGAGTACAAGAACCTTAGAAGATATGGGCACCATCTCGGTATGGCCTTTCAAATTACGGATGATATTCTAGACATGGTGGCTGACCAGAGTCTTCTTGGCAAACCCATTGGCGGTGATTTGCGCCAGGGAATTTTGACCATGCCAGTGATATACTCTTTGGAAAGAAGCCCTCAAAGAACACGCCTGCGCCAATTGGTGGAAATTGAAGAAAAAACGGACGAGCAGGTAAAAGAAGCCATTGAAATTATTAAAGAAGCTGGCGGTATTGAGTATGCATTTAATGCCACAAAGCAATATATCGAAAAAGCCAAGAAAAACTTAACTCATCTTCCCAATAAGCCAGTTAAAGAAACCTTTTATCAGATTGCTGATTTTATCGGTATTCGGAGGTTCTAA
- a CDS encoding beta-class carbonic anhydrase, which yields MSRFEEIIAFNQNFVDQKEFEKYQTTKYPDKKMVILTCMDTRLTELLPKAMNLKNGDAKIIKNAGGLVSHPLGSIMRSILVAIYELGAEEVFVIGHYDCGMANINPHRTLENMVQRGISKETITTFEYAGLNIERWLHGFDNVTDSVRNSVQIIKKHPLMPPGILVHGFVIDPETGKLDVVVHGR from the coding sequence ATGAGTCGTTTTGAAGAAATTATTGCATTTAACCAAAATTTTGTAGACCAAAAGGAATTTGAGAAATACCAAACCACAAAATACCCCGATAAAAAGATGGTTATTCTTACCTGTATGGATACTAGGTTAACAGAATTGCTACCAAAGGCCATGAATTTAAAAAATGGGGATGCTAAAATAATTAAAAACGCTGGAGGATTAGTTTCACACCCCTTGGGTAGTATTATGCGAAGTATCTTAGTTGCTATTTATGAGCTTGGGGCAGAAGAAGTTTTTGTTATCGGGCACTATGATTGTGGAATGGCCAACATCAATCCCCATCGCACATTAGAAAATATGGTACAACGGGGAATTTCAAAAGAAACCATAACTACCTTTGAATATGCTGGACTTAATATAGAAAGGTGGTTGCATGGTTTTGACAATGTAACAGACAGCGTAAGAAATAGTGTTCAGATTATAAAAAAGCACCCGCTAATGCCTCCAGGAATTTTGGTACATGGGTTTGTAATTGATCCGGAAACAGGAAAACTAGATGTCGTTGTTCACGGCCGTTGA
- a CDS encoding DUF3189 family protein, with amino-acid sequence MIFIYNCFWGTHSSSLASAIHLNKLPFDRITTKEEILKTDYFNKLSYKDMGRVIYRGIDEEGNKVFTLGRGSSKVLLPCLENLISVFHNECNLKEIDFIGVHLLLIGSQQAYQHIVKVVKQTKETAKTTKEPVLVLNNRPLG; translated from the coding sequence ATGATTTTTATCTATAACTGTTTTTGGGGAACCCATTCCTCTTCCCTGGCATCGGCAATTCATTTAAATAAACTGCCATTTGATAGAATAACAACCAAAGAAGAAATCTTAAAGACTGATTATTTTAATAAGCTTTCCTATAAAGATATGGGCAGGGTTATATACCGTGGGATTGATGAAGAGGGAAATAAAGTATTTACCCTGGGAAGAGGCTCTTCAAAGGTATTACTACCCTGCCTAGAAAATCTTATCTCGGTTTTTCATAATGAATGTAATCTAAAAGAAATCGATTTTATCGGAGTGCATCTCTTGCTAATAGGGTCCCAGCAAGCCTATCAGCATATAGTGAAGGTTGTAAAACAAACAAAAGAGACGGCTAAAACAACAAAAGAACCAGTACTGGTTCTTAACAATAGACCACTAGGCTAG
- a CDS encoding YkgJ family cysteine cluster protein has translation MKVKVFIKNKDVYDLQILDETASVQDYLDAINKFIDENTNPPCRGCDECCWERIPLTSIDVLNYINQLGGALVLDNEWPLLDFLDQYTYIYAEGGAVDISLGFTQEGACHFLDQEQHICGSYTARSLVCQSFICMESTKSAQDFRSELVNTGMDELVRLWMSQCKDAGIRLFYHEEYQASPQGEDYPENGFTGKKTYKDVLLKEVCSLEVWNNIYKENSQKL, from the coding sequence ATGAAAGTAAAAGTTTTTATAAAAAATAAAGATGTTTACGATTTACAGATTTTAGATGAGACTGCTTCTGTACAGGATTATTTAGATGCTATCAATAAATTTATCGATGAAAACACGAATCCACCTTGTCGAGGCTGTGATGAATGCTGTTGGGAAAGAATTCCCCTTACCAGTATTGATGTACTAAACTATATTAATCAGTTAGGGGGAGCACTGGTCCTGGATAATGAATGGCCTCTATTGGATTTCTTAGATCAGTATACCTATATTTATGCTGAAGGTGGCGCTGTGGATATTAGTCTGGGCTTTACCCAGGAGGGTGCTTGCCATTTCCTTGATCAGGAGCAGCATATCTGTGGTAGTTATACTGCCAGATCCCTGGTTTGTCAGAGTTTTATTTGTATGGAAAGTACTAAGTCTGCCCAGGATTTTCGTTCGGAATTGGTAAATACAGGTATGGATGAATTGGTTCGCTTATGGATGAGCCAGTGTAAAGACGCTGGTATTAGATTATTTTACCACGAAGAGTACCAAGCAAGCCCTCAAGGGGAAGATTATCCTGAAAATGGTTTTACCGGTAAAAAAACATACAAAGATGTGCTGCTAAAAGAGGTTTGTAGTTTAGAAGTATGGAATAATATATATAAAGAAAATTCTCAAAAATTATAA